The Candidatus Methylomirabilis lanthanidiphila genome segment TCGCCATGCGAAGTCCATTCGATGTGCCGGCCTCGCTCCCGATACCTACCTTGTCCAGAAGGCGTCGACCGATCAGCGAATAGGTAATGACCTCTTGCAGACCGCAGCCGACCAGCAGGTCGCTCACCCGTTCGACCAGGGCACGGATCGGCTGAGGCGGATGATCGGGCAGATGGCCGGCCAGCGTGGTGGTCGGAATCCGGTCGTAGCCGACCAGGCGCGCCACCTCTTCTACCAGATCGGTGAGAATCTGAATGTCGCTCCTGTATGCCGGCGGCTTTACCCGCAGTGCGTTCCCATCTTCCCGGCAGTCAAACCCAAGTCGATCGGCCAGTACCTCCCGAACCTGCGCCACTGTGAGATCAATACCCAGGACACGACGAAGCTCGCTCGTGGTGAGACTGAACTCCATCGGCTCTCGGGGAGCGGGGAACACATCCCGCAGCCCGCGCGACGCCTTGCCCCCACAGATCTCCACAAGCAGCTTGGTCGCCCGTCTCAGTGCGACGGTGGTCATGGCCGGCGGCAGCCCCTTGTCGAAGCGGAACGACGCCTCGGTCCTGAGGCGAAGCGCACGGCAACTCTGCCGAATCGAACCCGGACTGAAGTTGGCCGACTCCAACAGCACACGCTTCGTCGACTGGGTGACCTCTGTCTCCGAGCCGCCCATGATCCCGGCAAGCGCCACGGGACGATCAGCATCCGCAATCACCAGCATCTCCGGTACAAGCGGCCGCACGACACCGTCCAGCGTCCGAAGCGATTCTCCAGGTATGGCGCGCCGCACCACAATTCGCTTGCCATGAATCGTATCATAATCAAAGGCATGCAACGGCTGCCCGTACTCGAGCATGACGTAGTTGGTGATATCCACGACATTATTGATCGGACGCACGCCGGCAGCCGCCAGGCGTCTCTGGAGCCACGACGGCGAGGGGCCAATCGTGACCCCATGAACAACGGTTGCGCTGTACCGCGGGCACAGGTCGAGCGCCACAATCTCCACCTGCACCTCATCCTGAATATCAGAACCCTCCTCTTGGTAGGACAAATCCGGTAGAGTGATCGGTTCCCCGGTAATGGCCGTGACCTCGCGCGCCACGCCAAGGATGCTCAGGCAATCCGGTCGATTCGGCGTGACCTCGAGGTCGAAAATGGTGTCCCCCAGTACGGCATTGAGCGGCGAGCCGACCTGGGCGTCATCGGGAAGGATCAGCACGCCCTCGTGAGTCTCAGACAGGCCAAGTTCCTTCTCGGAGCAGAGCACCCCCGGCGAGGCTACTCCCTGAATCTGAGCCATCTCCACCACCGTGGGTCGACCTGTTTGCGCATCGATCAGACTCGTGCCAACCGGCGCAAACGGTACTTTGTCGGCGATCTTGAGATTCGTGGCACCGGTCACGACCGCGACGCGCTCACCAGGGAAGCGTAAGCTCACCAAGGTGAGGGGGTCAGCCGCCGGATGCCGGTCAATAGATTCGATCTGCGCGACAAGAATCCCTGGCCAGCCGTTGCCGCGCTCCTCGATCCCGCCCACCTCGGTTCCTGACATGGTCAGTCGATGGGCCAGTTCCCGAGCAGGCAGGGTCAATCTCACGTAGTCAGAAAGCCAACTCAGCGATACCTTCATGGTATTGTCAGACCTCTCCGCTCATGTGTAGCATCTCGGCCGAACCCTCAAACCGAGGGGGACGATAGCACGACAAAACAACCGATATCAACGTCAAAGCGGCCTCCTGTACCCTCCCGCAGGTCCTGACCGCGCTCGGCTGATCGCAGCTACCGTCGGAGACTATGTCAATGGCCGCTAAATGTCAACCAGCTTGCCTCATACACCTGACTTGGCTATATTATGTGTATAGCACAAAGGAGGTCTGTCGATGTTAAGAACAAATATTGAACTTGATGCCGAGGTGGTGGACGAGGCGATGAAGCTCACCCGGATGAAAACCAAGAAGGAACTTGTCAACTACGCCCTCAAGGAACTCGTACGTAAGATCAAGCGAAGGAATCTTCTCTCTTTCGAAGGCAAGGTAAGATGGGAAGGCGATCTCGATGAGATGAGGAAAGGCCGGGCGTGATCCTCGTGGATACCAGTGTATGGGTGGACTTCCTGAGGGGCGAAGACTCACCCCAACGCCGGGTGCTTCACAGACTCATAGAAGATGAAGAAGATATTTCCATGACGGAGATCATCTTCACGGAAATTCTCCAGGGAATCAAGAACGACAGAGAATTCCAAGCCATAAAAGACTACCTTCTCGATTTTCCACTGTACAGGCCGAAAGGCATCGAGACCTACCTTCATGCCGCCCTGATTTACAGGGACTGCCGAAAGAAAGGCAAGACAGTGAGAAGGACGGTCGATTGCATCATCGCCGCTATCTGCATTGAACACGATCTTACCCTCTTTCATAAAGATAGCGACTTTGACCTCATTGAAGCCTGTACAGGACTTCAGGTGATCGAGGCGTGAGAATAGTATGGTGGACCCATTGTGTCCCCAGCATTGAGAAGTGAATCGCCTGACCTGAGACCAGGCAAAGATCCGTCGCCGCCCCTTCAGGACGGGAACGGGGGGACTTTCGATCCAATACCCCATGCGCCGGCGACGCGCTCATAGGTATGATGGTTGGCGCAAACATCTTACCACTCCGCGACTCCGTCATTGCGAGCGACCAACGGGAGCGTGGCAATCTCACCGTCGTAGTCCTGAAGGACTGTGCGATTGCTTCGGCTTCACCTCGCAATGACGCGGGCGGTGTTCGATGTAATGACAAACGAGGACGAAGGGTTTATGTAGTCATCAGTGGGAGCGAGGTACGAGGGAAGGCAGATGCTCCTCAGGGACACTGGCGGAGGAAGCGAAGGTCGGTGTCGTAGAAGAGGCGGATATCGTCGATGCCGTACTTGAGCATGGCGATACGCATTAGCCACAGCCTTAGCGCTGGAGCCTAGCCTGGAGTCACGGGGGGGCGGCGAGCGCGGCCCACGAGTTTCCTGAGCTCCTCCATCGACTCTTCCAGTCACCGCAACCTTTTGGCCGGGCTGAGCGCAAGACCAAGTCTGACCTGTCGGCGACGGTGTCCCTCGAAGTCACAGTTCAGGTCCCCTGTCTCCTTTGAAAAACTGAACTGCTGTTTACGTTCCATCGGGATAGTCCTTGCCTTCCTCCGTCTTGTCCGTGAGTGATTGCAGAGCGGCGATATCGTCAAGATCTCTTGGCCGCCCCACCCTTCGCGTAAGGGCGATCAGGTCTTCGATGGCGATGGCGGTCGCTTCCGTCTTTTCCAGAGGGACCCGGAGCCCGTTGCCCATCCAGGCCAGCCTCAGGGTGAGTTCGGCGGGAAGGGAATCGGCCCGAAGACGAGGACGTTGTTCGTTTCGTCCAGCTCCGCAATGCGCCCGGTGGCATCGACCACGGCGATCACGTACTTGCCAGAGGCGTCCTCGCCGGTCGGGAGCTTATATTTCAATTTCTTGCTCTTCGTCTTCCCGGGCTTGAGGGTGTCGACAGTGACCCGCCGCAGAAAGGTATCGCCCCCGTCAAACACGTTATCCGGCGAAAGGTAAAAATTCAGATACGATTTCTTTCGGGTCTTCTGATTCCCCTGGTTCCGAGTCCGGACCTTCCCCTTGAGTCGACACTCCTGCGCCTCTCCCGTGCCTTCGCATCGCTGCGTGAGGCTCAGCCACACACCCGTCAGGTCAGGGCCGGTAGGATCATCCCCGTTCACCAAAGCGGCCGCGATCGATGCGAGCAGATCTTGTCCTGCGGTTCCGCAGTCCCCATTTGCCATCTCAAAGTGGTCGCAGCCGGAAAATACTTCGTAGTGTTCAACGCTTCTGCCTTCAAACAGTGCGCTCTCCACGGGCACGACTCCATCGTTATCCGGATAGCCGTAGAGCCCCAGTTCTTCTTCAGGTGCGAT includes the following:
- a CDS encoding pilus biogenesis protein, which encodes MILVDTSVWVDFLRGEDSPQRRVLHRLIEDEEDISMTEIIFTEILQGIKNDREFQAIKDYLLDFPLYRPKGIETYLHAALIYRDCRKKGKTVRRTVDCIIAAICIEHDLTLFHKDSDFDLIEACTGLQVIEA
- a CDS encoding Antitoxin VapB11; the protein is MLRTNIELDAEVVDEAMKLTRMKTKKELVNYALKELVRKIKRRNLLSFEGKVRWEGDLDEMRKGRA
- a CDS encoding phenylalanyl-tRNA synthetase subunit beta — protein: MKVSLSWLSDYVRLTLPARELAHRLTMSGTEVGGIEERGNGWPGILVAQIESIDRHPAADPLTLVSLRFPGERVAVVTGATNLKIADKVPFAPVGTSLIDAQTGRPTVVEMAQIQGVASPGVLCSEKELGLSETHEGVLILPDDAQVGSPLNAVLGDTIFDLEVTPNRPDCLSILGVAREVTAITGEPITLPDLSYQEEGSDIQDEVQVEIVALDLCPRYSATVVHGVTIGPSPSWLQRRLAAAGVRPINNVVDITNYVMLEYGQPLHAFDYDTIHGKRIVVRRAIPGESLRTLDGVVRPLVPEMLVIADADRPVALAGIMGGSETEVTQSTKRVLLESANFSPGSIRQSCRALRLRTEASFRFDKGLPPAMTTVALRRATKLLVEICGGKASRGLRDVFPAPREPMEFSLTTSELRRVLGIDLTVAQVREVLADRLGFDCREDGNALRVKPPAYRSDIQILTDLVEEVARLVGYDRIPTTTLAGHLPDHPPQPIRALVERVSDLLVGCGLQEVITYSLIGRRLLDKVGIGSEAGTSNGLRMANPMNPDQEILRVSLLPSLLECLKNNLRQDEAGPRLFEIGRVYLPRRADLPRERQMLVIGMAGPRWQRQWGRATAQVDFYDLKGVVEALLDRLTLGGIRFVQITDQHPFHPGRTTAVYSRDVRLGIMGELHPAVARNCELRVPAYLAEFDLEQLVSVVGEEFLRIEPLPRFPTVRRDLALVVPERVSVAELFEVIKNAGGSLLEQVELFDLFRGKELPQGHKSCGIGLVFRSPDQTLTDTEVVQVETRIIEQLQRLTRAYLRG